The following is a genomic window from Flavobacterium crassostreae.
GCCGATTTTAAAACTAGTAGTGCTTCTATTGGCCATAGCCGGATTGATTTTGGGACTAGTTAACCCAAAAATTGGCACCACCATGGAAACCGTAAAACGAGAAGGAATAGACATTGTTTTTGCCATGGACGTATCCAAGAGTATGTTGGCCCAAGATATTGCGCCAAGTAGGTTAGAGAAGAGCAAACAAATTGTTTCGCAAATCATCAACCAGCTAGGCAATGATCGCATTGGTATTGTAGCCTATGCAGGTAGCGCTTTTCCGGTATTGCCTATCACTACAGATTATAGCGTAGCAAAAATGTTTTTGCAAAGCATGAGTCCAGATATCGTATCCTCACAAGGTACCGCCCTAGACGAGGCAATAAAATTATCGGCAACTTATTTTGACCCAAAAAGCAAAACCAGCAAGTTGTTAGTTCTAATTTCTGACGGAGAAGACCATTCTGAAGGGGCTCAATCCGTAGCCGCAGACGCAAACAAGCAAGGCATGCGTATTGTGACCATAGGAATAGGAACCGAA
Proteins encoded in this region:
- a CDS encoding VWA domain-containing protein translates to MELDQSNYLYLLFLLPILVAVFLYNIYWKRKKQREFGDLNLIARLSPERSVFKPILKLVVLLLAIAGLILGLVNPKIGTTMETVKREGIDIVFAMDVSKSMLAQDIAPSRLEKSKQIVSQIINQLGNDRIGIVAYAGSAFPVLPITTDYSVAKMFLQSMSPDIVSSQGTALDEAIKLSATYFDPKSKTSKLLVLISDGEDHSEGAQSVAADANKQGMRIVTIGIGTEKGSTIPLPTTTGQPNYQRDNAGAIVTTKLNRANLQAIAKATKGGYIDGNNTKEVVEYLKNTLNTIQKTEFESTQMANFQSQFQWFLGFAFVLLFLDLFFLEKKTTWLKKLNLFNDKS